The Hymenobacter sp. DG01 genome has a segment encoding these proteins:
- a CDS encoding LytTR family DNA-binding domain-containing protein, translated as MKITCLLLDDDPLVLDLLQAYVVMTDILDVKAAFTDPLDAHRYLMENQVQVLFSDVTMPHLSGLDLVRSLQQPPLVVLMTAYPQYAMEGFNLDVIDFLLKPISLDRFLRAVNKVAGILRVNTVGSDAQADALTGWGSFFIRTDAQFVRLHYREVLYIEALKDFTKINTSDGRTHLTLVNLKNLEEQLPPGLFIRTHRSYLVNAARIDSVSNLEVKVGGHALPLGQTYRERVTERIVNRSLIRRQN; from the coding sequence ATGAAGATCACCTGCCTGCTTCTCGATGACGATCCGCTTGTGCTGGACCTGTTACAGGCCTACGTGGTGATGACCGACATCCTGGATGTAAAAGCCGCTTTCACTGACCCGCTGGACGCGCACCGCTACCTCATGGAAAACCAGGTGCAGGTGCTGTTTTCGGATGTGACCATGCCCCACCTCAGCGGGCTGGATTTAGTTCGCTCCCTGCAGCAACCTCCGCTGGTGGTGCTCATGACGGCCTACCCCCAATACGCCATGGAAGGCTTTAACCTCGATGTCATCGACTTTTTGCTGAAGCCTATTTCCCTGGACCGCTTTCTGCGGGCCGTAAATAAGGTAGCCGGTATTCTGCGCGTGAACACCGTGGGCTCCGACGCCCAGGCCGATGCCCTGACTGGCTGGGGTTCCTTCTTTATCCGCACCGATGCCCAGTTTGTGCGCCTGCACTACCGCGAGGTGCTCTACATTGAGGCCCTGAAGGACTTCACCAAAATCAATACGTCGGATGGCCGTACGCACCTGACGCTGGTCAACCTGAAAAACCTGGAAGAGCAGCTGCCGCCGGGCCTCTTCATCCGGACGCACCGCTCCTACCTGGTCAACGCAGCCCGCATTGATTCCGTCAGTAACCTGGAGGTGAAGGTAGGCGGCCACGCCCTGCCCCTGGGACAAACCTACCGGGAACGGGTAACGGAGCGCATCGTGAACCGCTCCCTGATCCGGCGCCAGAACTAG
- a CDS encoding heavy-metal-associated domain-containing protein has protein sequence MKLLTSFFLAFSFLFLSVSTFAQGSKPKAKGPATETLQVKTSAVCDMCKSRLEKAMAYEKGVQQANLDVPSKILTVTYRPDKTSADALRAAVQQTGYDADDKTAEARAYDRLPDCCKKTNATH, from the coding sequence ATGAAACTTCTGACTTCCTTCTTCCTCGCTTTCTCCTTCCTGTTCCTTTCCGTTAGCACGTTTGCCCAGGGCAGCAAGCCCAAGGCCAAAGGCCCGGCCACGGAAACGCTGCAGGTGAAAACCTCGGCCGTGTGCGACATGTGCAAGTCGCGTCTGGAAAAGGCCATGGCCTACGAGAAGGGCGTGCAGCAAGCCAACCTCGACGTTCCGAGCAAAATCCTGACGGTTACCTACCGCCCCGATAAAACCTCCGCTGATGCCCTCCGCGCCGCCGTGCAGCAAACCGGCTACGATGCCGACGACAAAACTGCTGAGGCCCGCGCCTACGACCGGCTACCCGACTGCTGCAAGAAAACCAACGCCACTCACTAG
- a CDS encoding 4-hydroxy-3-methylbut-2-enyl diphosphate reductase: MPHHLSVRIDPNSGFCFGVIYAIQMAEDLLDEQGYLYCLGDIVHNDEEVERLEQRGLRIINYEELAQLRNEAVLIRAHGEPPSTYQMALENNLTLVDASCPVVLKLQNRIKTSYDRQDQIFIYGKHGHAEVRGLLGQTSGNAVVFENLEELLRHELPANITLYSQTTKSTNSFYRIKDELEQRGYLVNANDTICRQVSNRDKDLRKFAAQFDQVVFVSGTKSSNGKVLYQVCKETNPATHFISKVEELCPSWFQPGQSVGICGATSTPMWQMEQVRDALLAL; this comes from the coding sequence ATGCCGCACCACCTGAGCGTCCGTATCGACCCCAATTCTGGCTTCTGCTTCGGCGTAATCTATGCTATTCAGATGGCCGAGGACCTGCTTGACGAGCAGGGGTACTTGTATTGCCTCGGCGACATCGTGCACAACGATGAAGAGGTCGAGCGCCTGGAGCAGCGCGGCCTGCGCATCATCAACTACGAGGAGCTGGCCCAGTTGCGCAACGAAGCTGTGCTTATTCGGGCCCACGGCGAGCCGCCCAGCACCTACCAGATGGCCCTGGAAAACAATCTGACCCTGGTGGACGCCTCCTGTCCCGTAGTGCTGAAGCTGCAGAATCGCATCAAGACCAGCTACGACCGCCAGGACCAGATTTTCATCTACGGTAAGCACGGCCACGCCGAGGTGCGTGGGCTGCTGGGGCAAACCAGCGGCAACGCGGTGGTATTTGAGAACCTGGAGGAGCTGTTGCGCCACGAGCTGCCAGCCAACATTACCCTCTACAGCCAGACCACCAAGAGCACCAACTCCTTCTACCGAATCAAGGACGAGCTGGAGCAGCGCGGCTACCTGGTAAACGCCAACGACACGATTTGTCGCCAGGTAAGCAACCGCGACAAAGACCTGCGGAAGTTCGCGGCCCAGTTCGACCAGGTGGTATTTGTGTCGGGCACCAAAAGCTCCAACGGCAAAGTGCTATACCAGGTCTGCAAGGAAACCAACCCGGCTACTCACTTCATTTCCAAGGTAGAAGAGCTGTGCCCTTCCTGGTTTCAGCCGGGGCAGTCGGTGGGTATTTGCGGCGCTACCAGCACGCCCATGTGGCAGATGGAGCAGGTCCGCGACGCTCTACTGGCCCTTTAA
- a CDS encoding sterol desaturase family protein, translating into MTTLAAVAVTTATFLGMEFVAWFMHRFVLHGPLWFLHRSHHVRHPHRFERNDFFFLFYGSLSMLLIIYGSDAKDFRFWMGVGIAAYGTLYFFVHDVLIHGRLRFWRKSRNTYLRALNMAHKMHHKTTGRDGSEEFGLLWVSPKYFALALRKPAPTRVLRSPQSGATV; encoded by the coding sequence ATGACAACGCTGGCAGCCGTGGCCGTTACGACGGCTACCTTTCTCGGAATGGAGTTCGTGGCCTGGTTTATGCACCGATTTGTGCTACACGGGCCGCTGTGGTTTTTGCACCGCTCGCACCATGTGCGGCACCCGCACCGCTTCGAGCGCAACGACTTCTTTTTTCTGTTCTACGGCTCGCTGTCGATGCTGCTCATCATCTATGGCTCCGATGCCAAGGACTTCCGGTTCTGGATGGGGGTAGGCATTGCCGCCTACGGCACGCTTTATTTCTTCGTGCATGACGTGCTCATTCACGGTCGGCTGCGATTCTGGCGGAAGTCGCGCAACACCTACCTGCGGGCCCTGAACATGGCGCACAAAATGCACCACAAAACCACTGGCCGCGACGGCTCCGAGGAATTTGGCCTGCTGTGGGTATCGCCAAAATATTTCGCGCTGGCCTTGCGCAAGCCCGCCCCAACGCGGGTGCTCCGTTCGCCACAGTCTGGCGCTACGGTATAA
- a CDS encoding phytoene/squalene synthase family protein, which produces MDHVALFTETSRACSKLITKRYSTSFTLGIRTLDKRFHLPVYSVYGFVRWADEIVDTFHEHDKAALFQDFKRQTYEALDLRISLNPVLHAFQDVVHEYGIDREFIDAFLFSMEMDLDDRSYNQSLYEQYIYGSAEVVGLMCLRIFCEGDEAMFQRLREPARRLGSAFQKINFLRDIRSDFEERGRVYFPGVQYERFTDEVKQRIEADIRLDFEAGYAGIVQLPRAARLGVYLAYVYYLKLFHKIRQLPAQRILGERVRVPNNTKLLLLLGSYFRYRLARV; this is translated from the coding sequence TTGGACCACGTTGCTCTTTTCACCGAAACCAGCCGGGCGTGTAGCAAGCTGATAACCAAACGTTACAGCACCTCTTTCACGCTGGGTATCCGCACCCTTGATAAGCGGTTTCACCTGCCGGTGTACTCGGTGTATGGCTTCGTGCGCTGGGCCGATGAAATCGTGGATACCTTCCACGAACACGATAAGGCGGCACTGTTTCAGGACTTTAAGCGCCAGACCTACGAGGCCCTGGACCTGCGCATCAGCCTGAACCCCGTGCTGCACGCTTTCCAGGACGTGGTGCATGAGTACGGTATCGATCGGGAGTTTATCGACGCTTTCCTGTTCAGCATGGAAATGGACCTCGACGACCGGAGCTACAATCAGTCGCTGTATGAGCAGTACATCTATGGCTCGGCGGAGGTGGTAGGGCTAATGTGCCTGCGCATTTTCTGTGAGGGCGACGAGGCCATGTTCCAGCGCCTACGCGAGCCGGCGCGGCGGCTGGGCTCGGCATTCCAGAAAATAAATTTTCTGCGCGACATCCGCTCCGACTTCGAGGAGCGGGGGCGCGTGTACTTCCCCGGCGTGCAGTACGAGCGGTTCACCGACGAAGTAAAACAGCGCATAGAGGCCGATATACGGCTGGATTTTGAGGCAGGCTACGCTGGAATTGTGCAGCTACCGCGGGCCGCGCGATTGGGCGTGTACCTGGCTTATGTGTACTACCTCAAGCTCTTCCATAAGATTCGGCAGCTGCCAGCTCAACGTATCCTGGGTGAGCGGGTGCGCGTACCTAACAACACCAAGCTATTGCTGCTGTTAGGCTCTTACTTCCGGTATCGGCTGGCGCGGGTATAG
- a CDS encoding TonB-dependent receptor domain-containing protein, with translation MNSFPGPGRLLTAASFVLGSALAAAAQTPDASTAPVRGQVLDGSTNSPVPGAVVRWLSAPTTAATTDDQGSFSLARPMGSDARLIINFLGYLPDTVQAPGSSYLRIPLRRSAELGEVTVEGRAPSYSGLTPTNTQVITSRDLTKSACCNLAESFETNASVEVSTTDAVSGAKQIQLLGLDGAYSLLTIDNQPALRGLASPYRLGYLAGPWIESIDIIKGMGSVVNGYESISGQVNVRLKEPDKAERLLFNAYGNDLGKFDINLNLATPISKKVSTALLLHTDHLGRRVDRNQDGFLDLPLATQYNLFNKWKYLSGKGLVMEVGVGALRETRQGGQLGYREENPGGFYGTTQETNRYTGYAKTSYTWPGRPYQSLGLMLSGTDHDFTSRYGVRTYDGTQRTGQATLLFQSIIGTTAHTYRAGLSFLHDDYREVYKTGFTYPTETPAQRYAREHRNRLEQVPGAFAEYTYQNSRNLTVVGGLRLDRHNLYGWYLTPRLNVKYDPAKNTVLRLAAGRGFRTANPIAENSGMLVSSREFVISPVLRPETAWNVGGSFTQYFNAFGRPGTFITDYYHTEFQNQVVTDPYTNPEQLIITNLDVTGGRSYSRSFQAEVQVEPVKGLHAKAAYKYLDVKTTYNGELLPKVLTPRHRLFLNLGYATAFDKWRADFTVQGFGKRPLAHAPGGEGHLHGSGESTLSFAPRYALLNTQLTRAFKRFEVYAGVENLTNYRQRNPIQGAYAPFGPDFDAAMIWGPIYGRMTYAGLRFTIN, from the coding sequence ATGAACTCTTTTCCCGGTCCGGGCCGTCTGCTGACGGCCGCCAGCTTTGTGCTGGGTAGCGCCCTTGCTGCTGCGGCCCAAACTCCCGATGCTTCCACGGCCCCCGTGCGCGGGCAGGTGCTCGATGGTAGTACCAACTCGCCCGTACCGGGCGCGGTAGTGCGCTGGCTGAGCGCCCCTACTACCGCCGCCACCACTGATGACCAGGGCTCTTTTTCCCTGGCCCGCCCTATGGGCTCCGACGCCCGCCTGATTATCAACTTCCTGGGCTACCTCCCCGATACGGTGCAAGCCCCCGGGAGTAGCTACCTGCGCATCCCGCTGCGCCGCTCCGCTGAGCTGGGCGAGGTAACGGTGGAAGGCCGCGCCCCCTCCTACTCTGGCCTCACGCCCACCAATACCCAGGTTATCACCAGCCGCGACCTGACCAAATCGGCCTGCTGCAACCTGGCCGAAAGCTTTGAAACAAACGCCTCCGTAGAGGTTTCTACCACCGATGCCGTGTCGGGCGCCAAGCAGATTCAGCTGCTGGGTCTGGATGGGGCTTACTCCCTGCTTACCATTGATAACCAGCCGGCGCTGCGCGGGCTGGCCTCGCCTTACCGCCTAGGCTACTTGGCTGGCCCCTGGATTGAGAGCATCGATATTATCAAAGGCATGGGCTCGGTGGTGAATGGCTACGAAAGCATTTCGGGCCAGGTGAATGTGCGCCTCAAGGAGCCCGATAAAGCTGAGCGGCTGCTGTTTAACGCCTATGGCAACGACCTGGGTAAGTTCGACATCAACCTGAACCTGGCCACGCCCATCAGCAAAAAGGTAAGCACCGCTCTGCTGCTGCACACCGACCACCTGGGCCGCCGCGTGGACCGCAACCAGGACGGCTTCCTGGACCTGCCGCTGGCTACCCAGTACAACCTGTTCAACAAGTGGAAATACCTCTCGGGCAAAGGGTTGGTAATGGAGGTAGGGGTAGGCGCTCTGCGGGAAACGCGCCAGGGCGGCCAGCTGGGATACCGCGAGGAAAACCCCGGTGGCTTCTACGGCACCACCCAGGAAACCAACCGCTACACCGGCTACGCCAAAACCAGCTACACCTGGCCCGGCCGGCCCTACCAGAGCCTGGGGCTGATGCTCAGCGGCACTGACCATGATTTTACTTCCCGCTATGGGGTGCGGACCTACGATGGCACCCAGCGCACCGGGCAGGCTACCTTGCTGTTCCAGAGCATCATTGGTACCACGGCCCACACCTACCGCGCGGGCCTGAGCTTCCTGCACGACGACTACCGCGAGGTGTACAAAACCGGCTTCACCTATCCCACCGAAACGCCCGCCCAGCGCTACGCCCGGGAGCACCGCAACCGCCTGGAGCAGGTGCCCGGCGCCTTCGCGGAGTACACCTACCAGAACAGCCGCAACCTGACGGTGGTAGGCGGCCTGCGCCTCGACCGTCACAACCTCTACGGCTGGTACCTCACTCCGCGCCTGAACGTGAAGTACGACCCAGCCAAAAACACTGTGCTGCGCCTGGCCGCCGGCCGGGGCTTCCGCACAGCCAACCCCATTGCCGAAAACTCCGGCATGCTGGTCAGCTCCCGTGAGTTTGTGATTAGCCCGGTGCTACGGCCCGAAACGGCCTGGAACGTGGGTGGCTCCTTCACGCAGTATTTCAACGCCTTCGGCCGCCCGGGTACGTTCATCACCGACTACTACCACACCGAGTTTCAGAACCAGGTAGTAACGGACCCTTATACCAACCCCGAGCAGCTGATTATCACCAACCTGGATGTTACGGGCGGGCGCTCCTACTCGCGCAGCTTCCAGGCTGAGGTGCAGGTTGAGCCGGTGAAAGGGCTGCACGCCAAAGCCGCCTACAAGTACCTTGACGTAAAGACCACCTATAATGGCGAACTGCTGCCCAAGGTGCTCACGCCCCGGCACCGGCTGTTCCTGAACCTGGGCTACGCTACTGCCTTCGATAAGTGGCGGGCCGATTTCACGGTGCAGGGTTTCGGCAAGCGCCCCCTGGCCCACGCGCCGGGCGGCGAAGGCCACTTGCACGGCTCGGGCGAAAGTACGCTGTCCTTTGCTCCGCGCTACGCCCTGCTCAACACCCAGCTCACCCGCGCTTTCAAACGGTTTGAGGTGTACGCGGGGGTAGAGAACCTGACCAACTACCGCCAGCGCAACCCCATTCAGGGTGCCTACGCCCCCTTCGGCCCTGACTTTGACGCGGCCATGATCTGGGGGCCGATTTATGGTCGCATGACTTACGCCGGCCTGCGGTTTACCATTAACTAG
- a CDS encoding NAD(P)/FAD-dependent oxidoreductase — translation MTTASTSKHVLVIGAGFAGLAAATSLAQRGYRVTILEKNEGPGGRARVFRAEGFTFDMGPSWYWMPDIFEQYFARFGKKVSDYYELVRLDPSYQVVFKNQETVDIPARMEELRALFEHYEPGSAARLDEFLRQAAYKYEVGIGKFVHMPGRSLLEFMDPRLVVNAVRLDLLQSMHKHVRKFFKDPRLLELVEFPVLFLGATSDNTPALYSLMNYADLALGTWYPMGGMHKIVEGMVQLAQERGVQIEYNAPVQEIVVERGRATGVQTAAGFRAADVVVAGADYHHAEQHLLAPEWRHYDEKYWDARTMAPSSLLFYVGVNKRLPQLRHHNLFFDEDFSLHAEEIYEDPKWPTRPLFYVSAPSQTDPSVAPEGCENLFLLIPVAPNLTDPEETREHYYHLIMDRLERHCGTSIRDAVVYKRSYAHQDFVQDYNSYKGNAYGLANTLRQTAILKPALKSKKVSNLYFTGQLTVPGPGVPPSLISGQVVAGEIEKEN, via the coding sequence TTGACTACCGCCTCTACTTCTAAACACGTTCTGGTTATCGGGGCGGGCTTTGCCGGGCTGGCCGCCGCTACTTCCCTGGCTCAGCGCGGCTACCGCGTCACCATTCTGGAGAAAAACGAAGGCCCGGGCGGCCGGGCCCGCGTGTTCCGGGCCGAGGGCTTTACCTTCGATATGGGGCCGAGCTGGTACTGGATGCCTGATATTTTCGAGCAGTATTTCGCTCGTTTCGGCAAGAAGGTTTCGGATTACTACGAGCTGGTGCGCCTGGACCCCTCGTACCAGGTCGTGTTCAAAAATCAGGAGACGGTAGATATTCCGGCCCGTATGGAGGAGCTGCGGGCACTATTTGAACACTACGAGCCCGGCAGCGCCGCCCGCCTCGATGAGTTTCTGCGGCAGGCTGCCTATAAGTACGAGGTAGGCATTGGCAAATTCGTGCACATGCCCGGCCGTTCCCTGCTGGAGTTCATGGACCCGCGCCTGGTAGTAAATGCTGTGCGGCTGGATCTGCTGCAGAGCATGCACAAGCACGTGCGCAAGTTTTTCAAGGACCCGCGTCTGCTGGAGTTGGTGGAGTTTCCGGTGCTGTTCCTGGGGGCTACCTCCGATAATACCCCGGCCCTGTACTCCCTCATGAACTACGCCGACCTGGCCCTGGGCACCTGGTACCCCATGGGCGGCATGCACAAAATTGTGGAAGGCATGGTGCAGCTGGCCCAGGAGCGCGGCGTGCAGATTGAATACAACGCACCCGTGCAGGAAATTGTAGTGGAGCGCGGCCGCGCCACGGGCGTGCAAACCGCTGCCGGCTTCCGGGCCGCCGATGTGGTAGTGGCCGGCGCCGACTACCACCATGCCGAGCAGCACCTGCTGGCCCCCGAGTGGCGCCACTACGACGAGAAATACTGGGATGCGCGTACGATGGCGCCATCGTCGTTGCTGTTTTACGTGGGCGTAAACAAGCGCCTACCCCAGCTGCGGCACCACAACCTGTTCTTCGACGAGGATTTCAGCCTGCACGCCGAGGAAATTTACGAGGACCCGAAGTGGCCCACCCGCCCCCTGTTTTACGTGTCGGCCCCATCGCAGACCGACCCCTCGGTAGCGCCCGAAGGCTGCGAAAACCTGTTCCTGCTGATTCCGGTGGCCCCCAACCTAACTGACCCGGAGGAAACCCGGGAGCATTACTACCACCTGATTATGGACCGGCTGGAGCGCCACTGCGGCACCAGCATCCGCGACGCGGTGGTGTATAAGCGCAGCTACGCCCACCAGGATTTCGTGCAGGATTACAATAGCTATAAGGGCAACGCCTACGGCCTGGCGAATACGTTGCGCCAAACGGCCATCCTGAAGCCAGCGCTTAAAAGCAAAAAAGTTAGTAATCTGTATTTTACGGGTCAGCTTACGGTGCCCGGTCCTGGCGTACCGCCTTCTCTGATATCGGGGCAGGTAGTGGCCGGAGAGATAGAAAAAGAAAACTAA
- a CDS encoding fatty acid desaturase, protein MALLIVATWAGLLTYLLAFYEPNWRMPWPYLLALVQMHLYTGLFITAHDAMHGVVSPNKRLNNFIGTLTAGLFAFNWFPRMLPKHHAHHRHVATPEDPDFHDGRHPGFLFWFVRFAWNYVTVAQVLLMALTYNVLKLFFPQANVIAFWMVPAVLATLQLFYFGTYLPHRGEHAPENPHKSRSQLRQHIWAFVSCYFFGYHYEHHDQPYLPWWRLWRAKEAAEKAAA, encoded by the coding sequence ATGGCCCTGCTTATTGTGGCTACCTGGGCCGGGCTGCTGACCTACCTCCTGGCGTTCTATGAGCCCAACTGGCGCATGCCCTGGCCCTACCTGTTGGCGCTGGTGCAAATGCACCTCTACACGGGGCTCTTCATCACGGCCCACGACGCCATGCACGGGGTGGTCAGCCCAAACAAGCGACTGAACAACTTTATCGGGACCCTGACGGCGGGCCTGTTTGCCTTCAACTGGTTTCCGCGGATGCTGCCCAAGCACCACGCCCACCACCGCCACGTTGCCACCCCCGAGGACCCCGACTTTCACGACGGCCGCCACCCAGGCTTTCTGTTTTGGTTTGTGCGCTTTGCCTGGAACTACGTAACCGTGGCGCAGGTGCTGCTGATGGCCCTCACGTATAACGTGCTGAAGCTGTTTTTCCCGCAGGCCAACGTTATTGCCTTCTGGATGGTACCGGCCGTGCTAGCTACGCTGCAGCTGTTTTACTTCGGTACCTACCTGCCTCACCGCGGCGAGCATGCCCCCGAGAACCCGCATAAGTCGCGCAGCCAGTTGCGGCAGCATATATGGGCTTTCGTGAGCTGCTACTTTTTCGGGTATCACTACGAGCACCATGACCAGCCCTACCTGCCGTGGTGGCGGCTGTGGCGGGCCAAGGAAGCCGCGGAAAAAGCCGCTGCCTAG
- a CDS encoding carboxypeptidase-like regulatory domain-containing protein, translated as MKSALILTVALTTVSLAQAQQITLKGRVVDEKHQPVPFATVAQAVNEPGTATNEAGEFSLRVAKVPQKITVISLGHAPTTIEVKSATDPILITLSSSTVALPEVRVRNPEQVATELVKRAYAKLARHQKQEQYGKAFYRQKQRHNSEYSEFLDAFYDVRFTNQGIGGWQLEQARYATAAEETGVDMSNFSAAVRLIPVFEPKPSRRTLAVPLSPLAEKQFKFHLREVLQDKGQETAVIDFTPRLDLNQPATFGTLYLDFKTAAIRRVESNVPIGNLMTLQFSEGTTLASQSFRMVTDFSPANDSLSRLQSVRADQRIVLSYQGKPDTTEISGNLFFYQNTAKPAAKGYKTTGVNYNDLKQAMKQNYNAKFWRDREVLRASPVEEQVIRDLEKRKAFGSF; from the coding sequence ATGAAATCAGCTCTAATCCTGACGGTTGCCCTGACTACTGTTTCTCTGGCGCAGGCCCAGCAAATCACGCTCAAAGGCCGGGTAGTGGATGAGAAGCACCAGCCCGTGCCTTTCGCTACGGTAGCCCAGGCGGTCAATGAGCCGGGCACGGCCACCAACGAAGCGGGCGAGTTCAGCCTGCGCGTAGCCAAAGTGCCCCAGAAAATAACCGTCATCAGCCTGGGCCACGCGCCTACCACCATTGAGGTTAAATCCGCGACAGACCCTATTCTGATAACGCTGAGCTCCAGCACGGTAGCTCTGCCCGAAGTGCGGGTGCGCAACCCGGAGCAGGTAGCCACGGAACTGGTGAAGCGTGCCTACGCCAAGCTGGCTCGTCACCAGAAGCAGGAGCAGTACGGCAAGGCTTTCTACCGGCAGAAGCAGCGGCACAATAGCGAGTACTCTGAGTTTCTGGATGCCTTTTATGATGTTCGCTTCACCAACCAGGGCATAGGCGGCTGGCAGCTGGAGCAGGCCCGCTACGCTACCGCCGCCGAAGAAACCGGGGTAGATATGAGCAACTTCTCGGCCGCCGTGCGCCTCATTCCGGTGTTTGAGCCCAAGCCCAGTCGTCGGACGCTGGCCGTGCCGCTGAGCCCCCTGGCCGAAAAGCAATTCAAATTTCATCTGCGCGAGGTACTGCAGGACAAAGGCCAGGAAACGGCCGTTATCGACTTCACTCCGCGGCTCGACTTAAACCAGCCGGCCACGTTCGGCACGCTGTACCTCGACTTCAAAACGGCGGCTATCCGGCGCGTAGAGTCCAACGTGCCCATTGGGAATCTGATGACACTGCAGTTCTCTGAAGGCACTACGCTGGCTTCGCAAAGCTTCCGGATGGTTACGGATTTCAGCCCCGCCAACGATTCCCTGAGCCGCCTGCAGTCCGTGCGGGCCGATCAGCGCATTGTGCTCAGCTACCAGGGCAAGCCCGACACCACCGAAATCAGCGGTAACCTGTTTTTCTATCAGAATACCGCCAAACCCGCTGCCAAGGGCTACAAGACAACGGGCGTGAACTACAACGACCTGAAGCAGGCCATGAAGCAGAACTACAACGCCAAGTTCTGGCGCGACCGGGAAGTGCTGCGCGCCAGCCCGGTAGAAGAGCAGGTAATCCGGGATTTAGAAAAGCGGAAGGCTTTCGGCTCGTTTTAG
- a CDS encoding sigma-70 family RNA polymerase sigma factor has protein sequence MTSLEFTNQVQKISYSLKPVAMNLTRDADDAKDLVQETLLKALLNKDKFKAGTNLKAWLYTIMRNTFINNYNKITKRNSNIDSTEYFQYFNTDENYITHNGATSDFVVTDINEAIAGLSADYRTPFMMYYIGYKYLEIAEKLQIPIGTVKNRIHIARKELKQALKTYAPGV, from the coding sequence ATGACCTCTTTGGAATTCACAAACCAGGTACAGAAGATTTCCTACTCCCTTAAGCCCGTGGCGATGAACCTGACCCGCGACGCCGACGATGCTAAGGACCTGGTCCAGGAAACCCTGCTCAAAGCGCTGCTGAACAAGGACAAGTTCAAGGCGGGCACCAACCTGAAGGCATGGTTGTACACCATCATGCGCAACACCTTCATCAACAACTACAACAAGATTACCAAGCGCAATAGCAATATTGATAGCACGGAGTATTTCCAATATTTTAATACCGACGAAAACTACATTACGCACAACGGTGCTACCTCCGATTTCGTAGTAACTGATATCAACGAAGCCATTGCCGGTCTTTCTGCCGACTACCGGACTCCGTTCATGATGTACTACATCGGCTACAAGTACCTGGAAATTGCAGAGAAGCTGCAGATTCCGATTGGAACCGTCAAGAACCGTATTCACATCGCCCGCAAAGAACTTAAGCAGGCGCTGAAGACATACGCCCCCGGCGTGTAG
- a CDS encoding MerR family transcriptional regulator, whose amino-acid sequence MGQFSISDLEHLSGIKAHTIRIWEQRYGILRPVRTATNIRTYCDDDLRRLLNVATLCNRGYRISQVAKLTEQELANAVVSCDDDAHNYCQQVNGLLAAMLEMNELQLTSLFNRAIQQAGFEQAILHVAYPFLQRIGVMWQTGTVNPAQEHLVTNLLRQKLLAATDALAPVQPATSRRWVLFLPEGEMHELALLFMNYILRARGHHVLYLGQNLPISELKAVCTAYQPYAALTVLTAVPERDEVQDFVNELHQTCPDIALFLYGPLAQLNFKMPPNAVRLRLITDFIALAEGICACACDRKVELPTEAS is encoded by the coding sequence GTGGGACAATTTTCTATCAGCGACCTGGAGCATCTTTCCGGCATCAAGGCGCACACTATTCGCATCTGGGAGCAGCGCTACGGTATTCTCCGGCCCGTGCGCACCGCCACCAACATCCGCACCTACTGCGACGACGACCTGCGCCGCCTGCTGAATGTGGCTACCCTGTGCAACCGGGGCTACCGCATCTCGCAGGTGGCTAAGCTCACGGAGCAGGAGCTGGCCAACGCCGTTGTTTCCTGCGACGACGACGCGCACAACTATTGCCAGCAGGTAAACGGGCTGCTGGCCGCCATGCTGGAAATGAACGAGTTGCAGCTGACCAGCCTGTTCAACCGGGCTATTCAGCAGGCGGGCTTTGAGCAGGCTATTCTGCATGTGGCCTATCCCTTTCTGCAGCGCATAGGGGTGATGTGGCAGACGGGCACCGTTAATCCGGCCCAGGAGCATCTGGTTACCAACCTCCTGCGCCAGAAGCTGCTGGCCGCTACCGATGCGCTGGCGCCCGTGCAGCCGGCCACTTCCCGGCGCTGGGTGCTCTTTCTGCCCGAGGGAGAGATGCACGAACTGGCCCTGTTGTTCATGAACTACATCCTGCGGGCCCGGGGCCACCATGTGCTGTACCTGGGCCAGAACCTGCCCATATCGGAGCTGAAGGCCGTGTGCACGGCCTACCAGCCCTACGCCGCCCTCACAGTGCTGACGGCCGTGCCGGAACGGGATGAGGTACAGGATTTTGTGAATGAGCTGCACCAGACCTGCCCCGACATCGCGCTGTTTTTGTACGGCCCATTGGCTCAGCTTAATTTCAAAATGCCGCCCAATGCGGTTCGGCTGCGGTTAATTACCGATTTTATTGCCCTGGCCGAAGGCATCTGCGCCTGCGCCTGCGACCGTAAGGTGGAGCTACCCACCGAGGCTTCATAA